Proteins encoded together in one Micromonospora kangleipakensis window:
- a CDS encoding fumarylacetoacetate hydrolase family protein, whose protein sequence is MRVASTGGRLVVAAGDGWVDVEKASDGRFSSDPQAVYGRWDEFVDWARDEVDDSSAQQVEVFDPPVPRPRQLIAIGLNYRDHANEAKLDIPEYPVVFGKFASSLVGHGATVVLPSDGIDWEVELVVVIGREGHQIPVEKAWDHVAGLTVGQDLSWRAVQLRGPAPQFSLGKSYPGFSPLGPAVVTVDELPDKDDLAISCALNGETLQHGRTKDLIFPVAELISRLSQALTLYPGDLIYTGTPEGVGAGRNPMRFLGPGQLVSSIERVGELTINLVNGL, encoded by the coding sequence ATGCGTGTAGCGAGCACGGGAGGGCGGCTGGTCGTCGCCGCAGGCGACGGCTGGGTTGACGTGGAGAAGGCCAGCGACGGACGCTTCTCCTCGGATCCTCAGGCGGTCTACGGCCGCTGGGACGAGTTCGTGGACTGGGCCCGTGACGAGGTGGACGACTCGTCGGCGCAGCAGGTCGAGGTGTTCGACCCGCCGGTGCCCCGGCCGCGCCAGCTCATCGCGATCGGCCTCAACTACCGCGACCACGCGAACGAGGCCAAGCTGGACATCCCCGAGTACCCGGTGGTGTTCGGGAAGTTCGCCAGCTCGCTGGTCGGGCACGGCGCCACCGTCGTGCTGCCGAGCGACGGCATCGACTGGGAGGTCGAGCTCGTCGTCGTCATCGGCAGGGAGGGCCATCAGATCCCGGTCGAGAAGGCGTGGGACCACGTCGCCGGCCTGACGGTCGGCCAAGACCTGTCGTGGCGGGCGGTGCAGCTGCGGGGACCGGCACCGCAGTTCTCGCTGGGCAAGTCGTACCCGGGCTTCAGCCCCCTCGGCCCGGCCGTCGTCACGGTCGACGAGCTGCCCGACAAGGACGACCTGGCGATCTCATGCGCGCTCAACGGCGAGACGCTGCAGCACGGCCGCACAAAAGACCTTATCTTCCCGGTCGCCGAGCTGATCAGCCGGCTGTCGCAGGCGCTGACCCTCTACCCCGGCGACCTGATCTACACCGGCACGCCGGAGGGCGTCGGCGCGGGTCGCAACCCCATGCGCTTCCTCGGGCCCGGCCAGCTCGTGAGCTCCATCGAGCGCGTCGGCGAACTGACCATCAACCTCGTCAACGGCCTCTGA
- a CDS encoding SDR family NAD(P)-dependent oxidoreductase, translated as MATSLFVTGASSGIGAAFLEQVPADVNEPHTFSRRPADGRWTQVDLGHQRQWETVVSAFKQALDAEQPDHAIFFHCSGGGDPVGRVVDLDPLEYGLVVTMNAASGIALGQAFLRACHLRGMRATLVLTGSPAADKDVPGMAHYCAAKDGMQHWGRIVAMEMTPESGNRVITVVPYAVLTEIVKSVMTKDPDEVPLVNYFRHVETAGEFASPETCARHIWTAIHEASNGAVVPVGALVIAERAAAAAS; from the coding sequence ATGGCCACCTCGCTGTTCGTCACCGGTGCGTCAAGCGGCATCGGCGCGGCGTTCCTCGAGCAGGTGCCTGCGGACGTGAACGAGCCGCACACGTTCAGTCGGCGTCCTGCAGACGGCAGGTGGACCCAGGTCGACCTCGGTCATCAGCGCCAGTGGGAGACGGTTGTGAGTGCGTTCAAGCAGGCGCTCGATGCCGAGCAGCCGGACCACGCCATCTTCTTCCACTGCTCGGGGGGCGGCGACCCGGTCGGACGGGTGGTCGACCTCGACCCGCTCGAGTACGGGCTCGTCGTGACCATGAACGCGGCGTCCGGCATCGCGCTGGGCCAGGCATTCCTGCGCGCGTGCCACCTGAGGGGGATGCGAGCCACGCTCGTGCTCACCGGTTCGCCGGCCGCGGATAAGGACGTCCCCGGCATGGCGCACTACTGCGCCGCCAAGGACGGGATGCAGCACTGGGGCCGCATCGTGGCGATGGAGATGACGCCGGAGTCGGGCAACCGGGTCATTACGGTTGTCCCCTACGCGGTGCTCACCGAGATCGTGAAGAGCGTCATGACGAAGGATCCCGACGAGGTCCCGCTGGTGAACTACTTCCGGCACGTCGAGACGGCAGGCGAGTTCGCGAGTCCCGAGACCTGCGCCCGCCACATCTGGACCGCCATCCACGAGGCCTCCAACGGGGCCGTGGTCCCGGTGGGTGCGCTCGTGATCGCCGAACGCGCGGCCGCGGCGGCATCGTGA
- a CDS encoding ATP-binding cassette domain-containing protein, giving the protein MALLEARGLTKRFGGVTALDNLDLAIEAGDVVGVMGPNGAGKSTLLKALLGEIRLDGGDVLLDGKSVLGWPTYRIARAGVSLANQVPRPFMRMTVEQNVHVGSLARGDRLRDLDVLELCGLAGKAKRPAGSLGLLDLKRLEMARALSLHPRVLFLDEVCAGLVQHETEQMIDIIRRVHAEGVALLVVEHVETVIRDLAQRVIVIDWGKVVATGTPDEISADPTVRAIYLGDGAALQRTEVRERTESSTPPLLELDGISARYGKAVALDGVSLRVQAGEVVSVLGANGAGKTTMTRIITGLLPVASGTVRISGEDVSRLGPHERVRRGVACCPEGRQIFGELTVQENLLLGGYTTDKAARLTRADELCTLFPILGQRRAQPAGTLSGGQQQLLAMARALMSDPTLLILDEASLGLSPVAIDTVYEAIAGVRQAGLSILLIEQNAHRSLAVADHAYVLDRGRITYEGPAHHLDDVDRLSAAYFGAGH; this is encoded by the coding sequence TTGGCCCTGCTCGAGGCGCGTGGCCTCACCAAGCGGTTCGGGGGCGTGACCGCCCTCGACAACCTCGACCTCGCCATCGAGGCCGGGGACGTGGTGGGTGTCATGGGTCCCAACGGCGCCGGCAAGAGCACGCTGCTGAAGGCCTTACTGGGCGAGATCCGGCTGGACGGCGGTGACGTGCTGCTCGACGGGAAGTCGGTGCTCGGCTGGCCGACGTACCGCATCGCGCGCGCTGGGGTCTCACTGGCCAACCAGGTGCCTCGGCCCTTCATGCGCATGACGGTCGAGCAGAACGTCCACGTCGGCAGCCTGGCCAGGGGTGATCGGCTGCGCGACCTGGACGTGCTCGAGCTGTGCGGCCTGGCGGGCAAGGCCAAGCGTCCGGCGGGAAGCCTCGGGCTGCTCGACCTCAAGCGGCTCGAGATGGCCCGGGCGCTGTCCCTGCACCCGCGCGTGCTGTTCCTGGACGAGGTCTGCGCGGGGCTGGTGCAGCACGAGACCGAGCAGATGATCGACATCATCCGTCGGGTCCACGCCGAGGGTGTCGCGCTCCTGGTGGTGGAGCACGTCGAGACGGTCATCCGCGACCTGGCGCAGCGCGTCATCGTCATCGACTGGGGCAAGGTCGTCGCCACCGGCACCCCGGACGAGATCTCGGCCGACCCCACAGTGCGCGCCATCTACCTCGGTGATGGGGCAGCCCTGCAGCGGACGGAGGTGCGCGAGCGCACCGAGTCGTCGACGCCGCCCCTGCTCGAGCTCGACGGCATCAGTGCGCGCTACGGCAAGGCGGTCGCGCTCGACGGCGTGAGCCTGCGCGTGCAGGCCGGTGAGGTGGTCTCGGTCCTGGGGGCCAACGGCGCAGGCAAGACCACGATGACCCGGATCATCACCGGCCTGCTGCCGGTGGCATCCGGCACGGTCCGGATATCGGGTGAGGACGTGAGCAGGCTCGGGCCGCACGAGCGGGTCAGGCGCGGCGTGGCCTGCTGCCCCGAGGGCCGGCAGATCTTCGGCGAGCTGACCGTGCAGGAGAACCTGCTGCTCGGCGGATATACCACCGACAAGGCCGCGCGTCTGACCCGGGCGGACGAGCTCTGCACACTGTTCCCCATCCTCGGCCAGCGGCGCGCTCAGCCGGCGGGCACGCTCAGCGGCGGTCAGCAGCAGCTACTGGCGATGGCTCGGGCTCTGATGTCCGACCCGACGCTGCTCATTCTCGACGAGGCCTCACTGGGCCTGTCTCCCGTGGCCATCGACACCGTGTACGAGGCCATTGCGGGCGTGCGTCAGGCGGGGCTCTCCATCCTGCTCATCGAGCAGAACGCCCACCGCAGCCTCGCGGTGGCGGACCACGCCTACGTGCTCGATCGCGGCCGGATCACCTATGAGGGACCGGCCCACCACCTCGACGACGTCGACCGTCTGTCGGCGGCGTACTTCGGAGCCGGCCACTAG
- a CDS encoding ABC transporter substrate-binding protein, giving the protein MRRKSLLAFAAGATLALTLAACGASASQSPGGAAGAPIVLGASLPLTGQLGGFGPLIQSGYEQGVAAINAAGGVNVGGSKHQLKLVVKDNKSDPQQVTALSKSLINDDGAAVLLGSVTPPLNIPLSVVADLEQVPAVMSLAPTLAWMGANKDGWKYAYDVFVDETQQTAVNFQASDLTTTNRKVALFTDTEEDGKAMGALWESEAPKYGYTIVYRAQFPVGTTDFSQFIQKAKDSGADVMIAQVIPPDAVALWKQMKALKYSPKVAFPEKGGGFGFDQALGDVAEGACVFGWWSPTNGNVGGQAVYDAAKAKYGDGLGAQGIVATYAVVQIAADALSRAGSTDPTAVNKALSQTKDLATVLAKITFGPDHRSVLQATMTQWQRAAQPTVWPADQATTKFLAPVPGLVS; this is encoded by the coding sequence ATGCGAAGGAAGTCACTCCTCGCGTTCGCCGCGGGCGCGACCCTGGCGCTGACGCTGGCCGCCTGCGGCGCCTCGGCGTCCCAGAGCCCGGGCGGCGCAGCCGGCGCCCCGATCGTCCTCGGGGCGTCTCTGCCTCTGACCGGTCAGCTCGGTGGTTTCGGCCCCCTGATCCAGTCGGGCTACGAGCAGGGCGTCGCGGCGATCAACGCCGCCGGCGGCGTCAACGTCGGGGGCAGCAAGCACCAGCTCAAGCTGGTCGTGAAGGACAACAAGAGCGACCCGCAGCAGGTCACCGCCCTGTCCAAGTCGCTCATCAACGACGACGGCGCAGCTGTCCTGCTCGGGTCGGTGACGCCTCCACTCAACATCCCGCTGTCGGTGGTTGCGGACCTGGAGCAGGTGCCTGCCGTCATGAGCCTGGCGCCGACCCTGGCCTGGATGGGCGCGAACAAGGACGGTTGGAAGTACGCGTACGACGTCTTCGTCGACGAGACGCAGCAGACCGCGGTGAACTTCCAGGCCTCCGACCTCACCACCACGAACAGGAAGGTCGCCCTGTTCACCGACACCGAGGAGGACGGCAAGGCGATGGGCGCCCTCTGGGAGTCCGAGGCGCCCAAGTACGGCTACACCATCGTCTACCGGGCCCAGTTCCCCGTCGGGACCACGGACTTCTCGCAGTTCATCCAGAAGGCCAAGGACTCCGGCGCCGATGTCATGATCGCGCAGGTCATCCCGCCGGACGCGGTGGCGCTCTGGAAGCAGATGAAGGCACTGAAGTACTCGCCGAAGGTGGCGTTCCCCGAGAAGGGCGGTGGGTTCGGCTTCGACCAGGCGCTCGGTGACGTCGCCGAGGGCGCGTGCGTGTTCGGCTGGTGGTCCCCGACCAACGGCAACGTCGGTGGCCAGGCCGTGTACGACGCGGCCAAGGCGAAGTACGGCGATGGGCTTGGCGCGCAGGGCATCGTCGCCACATATGCGGTCGTCCAGATCGCCGCCGACGCGCTCTCCCGAGCCGGCAGCACGGACCCCACGGCCGTCAACAAGGCGCTGTCGCAGACCAAGGACCTCGCCACCGTCCTCGCCAAGATCACCTTCGGGCCCGACCACCGCTCAGTGCTGCAGGCCACCATGACGCAGTGGCAGCGAGCGGCCCAGCCGACGGTCTGGCCCGCCGACCAGGCCACCACCAAGTTCCTCGCACCGGTGCCCGGCCTGGTGAGCTGA
- a CDS encoding bifunctional 3-(3-hydroxy-phenyl)propionate/3-hydroxycinnamic acid hydroxylase — MTETSDVVIVGYGPVGQYLALKLGHAGYSVAVVEKWPTPYALPRAVHYDHEIARLFKSVGLDSITNPIIEQYDNIYRWVNADNEVLLDLNWTGVGPSGWHMSNFFSQAELEREFNSYIEKIGSIQVNRGWEAQEIDQDADGATVTARSMRPQDAGALLTRTFRGKYVVGCDGANSFVRRWMKAETHDLGFQFDWLIVDMVPHEPMTFDPPAWQWCNPAAPTTVVPGGPGRRRWEFMRLPHETIEQLNTEETAWKRMAAWGLTPQNSVLERHAVYTFRAMWALPGQWRKGHVLIAGDAAHLTPPFAGEGMCAGIRDAQNIYWKLDAVLRGHACDELLDTYGPERSNNTQYWINFAVGLGEIICVLDPEAAAARDAAMKAALEDPSQAPPPPPSPSLTAGIIGTHPFAGHLSHQYRVRRGAVTDFFDHVMGYGWAILSTAGSPAAALGPQNLTWAKENGAILASVGEDGAVDLVDVDGKYAAWFKELGADTIIVRPDFYIYDAGALAGLDAAVTELRTKLYVYPPGV; from the coding sequence ATGACCGAGACCTCTGACGTCGTCATCGTCGGCTACGGGCCCGTCGGGCAGTACCTCGCGCTCAAGCTGGGCCACGCGGGCTACTCGGTTGCTGTGGTGGAGAAGTGGCCCACGCCGTACGCGCTGCCCCGGGCGGTCCATTACGACCACGAGATCGCCCGCCTGTTCAAGTCGGTCGGGCTCGACTCGATCACCAACCCCATCATCGAGCAGTACGACAACATCTACCGCTGGGTCAACGCGGACAATGAGGTCCTGCTCGATCTCAACTGGACGGGCGTCGGCCCCTCGGGCTGGCACATGTCCAACTTCTTCTCACAGGCGGAGCTCGAGCGGGAGTTCAACTCCTACATCGAGAAGATCGGATCGATCCAGGTCAACCGCGGGTGGGAGGCCCAGGAGATCGACCAGGACGCTGACGGCGCCACCGTCACCGCCCGCTCGATGCGCCCGCAGGACGCCGGGGCGCTGTTGACCAGGACCTTCCGCGGCAAGTACGTCGTGGGCTGCGACGGGGCCAACAGTTTCGTCCGGCGGTGGATGAAGGCCGAGACGCACGACCTCGGCTTCCAGTTCGACTGGCTCATTGTCGACATGGTCCCCCACGAGCCGATGACCTTCGACCCGCCGGCGTGGCAGTGGTGCAATCCGGCCGCACCCACCACGGTGGTGCCCGGCGGTCCCGGACGCCGGCGCTGGGAGTTCATGCGCCTGCCGCACGAGACCATCGAGCAGCTCAACACCGAGGAGACCGCCTGGAAGCGCATGGCGGCCTGGGGCCTGACCCCGCAGAACTCGGTCCTCGAGCGGCACGCCGTCTACACGTTCCGGGCGATGTGGGCGCTCCCCGGGCAGTGGCGCAAGGGTCACGTGCTCATCGCCGGCGACGCCGCCCACCTGACCCCGCCGTTCGCCGGTGAGGGGATGTGCGCCGGGATCCGGGACGCGCAGAACATCTACTGGAAGCTCGACGCGGTGCTGCGCGGCCACGCGTGCGACGAGTTGCTCGACACCTACGGTCCCGAGCGCAGCAACAACACGCAGTACTGGATCAACTTCGCCGTCGGCCTCGGCGAGATCATCTGCGTGCTCGACCCCGAGGCGGCTGCCGCGCGCGACGCCGCGATGAAGGCGGCGCTGGAGGACCCGTCGCAGGCCCCGCCGCCCCCGCCTTCCCCGTCCCTGACCGCGGGCATCATCGGCACGCATCCGTTCGCAGGTCATCTGTCCCACCAGTACCGGGTGCGCAGGGGCGCCGTCACCGATTTCTTCGACCACGTCATGGGATACGGCTGGGCGATCCTGAGCACCGCCGGGTCGCCCGCGGCAGCGCTCGGACCGCAGAACCTCACGTGGGCCAAGGAGAACGGCGCCATCCTCGCGAGCGTCGGCGAGGATGGCGCCGTCGACCTCGTCGACGTCGACGGCAAGTACGCCGCCTGGTTCAAGGAGCTCGGCGCCGACACGATCATCGTGCGGCCCGACTTCTACATCTACGACGCGGGTGCGCTCGCGGGCCTCGACGCAGCGGTCACCGAACTGCGCACCAAGTTGTACGTCTATCCCCCGGGAGTCTGA
- a CDS encoding VOC family protein: MPLHRLSSFTYSVPNVAEVMSYYTEFGLTDNGDGSMSTVDGGRQLYVEQGPYRRITAITLGADDPDDLGRISSSLAALGVECTVEGERLRTAEPISGTRVNVVVEQRVAQPTIAPAPTNGPGRVERVNARADGIMRTERVKPRRLGHVALVSADSEATMRFFADGLDFKVSDYAGSKSSAFMRCSPDHHNVAVFSGPASFPHHSSWQVNDLDDIGRGAEDLLAADAGRQAWGFGRHYAGSNFFWYLKDPAGTFSEYYADMDQITVDDLWTPQVCEGKSGLYSWGPVPSPDFMAPSDVAEIIAAQSS, translated from the coding sequence ATGCCACTGCACCGGCTCAGCTCGTTCACCTACTCGGTCCCGAACGTGGCCGAGGTGATGTCCTATTACACGGAGTTCGGGCTCACCGACAACGGTGACGGCTCGATGTCCACCGTGGACGGCGGCAGGCAGCTCTACGTCGAGCAGGGTCCCTACCGTCGGATCACGGCCATCACGCTCGGCGCCGACGACCCCGACGATCTGGGCAGGATCTCATCGTCGCTGGCCGCCCTCGGTGTGGAGTGCACCGTCGAGGGCGAGCGGCTGCGCACCGCCGAACCCATCAGTGGCACCCGGGTGAACGTGGTCGTCGAGCAGCGTGTCGCACAGCCGACCATCGCGCCGGCGCCGACCAACGGCCCCGGGCGCGTGGAGCGCGTGAACGCGCGAGCGGACGGCATCATGCGAACGGAGCGGGTCAAGCCACGCCGCCTAGGGCACGTGGCGCTCGTCTCGGCGGACTCCGAGGCGACCATGCGGTTCTTCGCCGACGGCCTGGACTTCAAGGTCAGCGACTACGCCGGCAGCAAGAGCTCCGCATTCATGCGCTGCTCGCCGGACCACCACAACGTCGCGGTCTTCAGCGGGCCGGCCTCCTTCCCGCATCACAGCTCCTGGCAGGTCAACGACCTCGACGACATCGGCCGCGGCGCGGAGGACCTGCTGGCTGCCGACGCCGGACGGCAGGCGTGGGGCTTCGGCCGTCACTACGCCGGGTCGAACTTCTTCTGGTACCTCAAGGACCCGGCCGGCACGTTCAGCGAGTACTACGCCGACATGGACCAGATCACCGTCGACGACCTCTGGACGCCCCAGGTCTGCGAGGGCAAGAGCGGCCTATACAGCTGGGGCCCGGTCCCCTCGCCGGACTTCATGGCCCCCTCAGACGTCGCCGAGATCATCGCCGCACAGTCGAGCTGA
- a CDS encoding branched-chain amino acid ABC transporter permease has product MITVPVKRLFGGLVIWLAILAMLLALPGHVSRGNQELVLTLLIWVGVAQAWNIIGGIGGQMSLGQSVFVGAGGYTVAMTMIKLQPGWPAALVGAVVVSALVAWLLAFPLLRLSGVHFTIGSSAVALGLLAWMVTWEWTGESRGLNIPLDAIPDRATKFRVVAFAAVLACVVTYVLLRSTFGLRLMAVRDNEDAAAALGVSPRRVKGQAFVLSAALTGLMGGVVALNQASIEPNSMFGLTWSVTALVMVIVGGMGTLWGPVIGAYVIYYVVDRSLDNQPVLQALLSGVLIIAVIVLFPGGIMGVLQQGWTWLTGLVSRGKIARRRRHPSPSPHRSRPLPETGSVR; this is encoded by the coding sequence GTGATCACCGTCCCGGTGAAGCGACTCTTCGGCGGCCTCGTCATCTGGTTGGCGATCCTTGCGATGCTGCTCGCGCTGCCCGGGCACGTGAGCCGCGGCAACCAGGAGCTCGTGCTCACCCTCCTGATCTGGGTCGGCGTGGCGCAGGCCTGGAACATCATCGGCGGCATCGGCGGCCAGATGTCGCTGGGGCAGTCGGTGTTCGTCGGCGCGGGCGGCTACACCGTCGCGATGACCATGATCAAGCTGCAGCCCGGTTGGCCCGCGGCGCTGGTCGGTGCGGTCGTGGTGTCGGCGCTCGTGGCCTGGCTGCTCGCCTTCCCGCTGCTGCGGCTGTCCGGCGTCCACTTCACCATCGGCTCATCTGCCGTGGCACTCGGCCTGCTCGCATGGATGGTCACGTGGGAGTGGACGGGGGAGAGCCGCGGCCTGAACATCCCCCTCGACGCGATCCCGGACCGCGCCACCAAGTTCCGCGTCGTCGCCTTCGCCGCTGTCCTCGCCTGCGTCGTGACCTACGTGCTGCTGCGGTCAACGTTCGGCCTGCGGCTCATGGCAGTGCGCGACAACGAGGACGCCGCGGCCGCTCTCGGTGTCTCACCCCGACGCGTGAAGGGACAGGCATTCGTCCTCAGCGCCGCTCTCACCGGCCTGATGGGTGGGGTCGTGGCCCTGAACCAGGCCTCGATCGAGCCCAACTCGATGTTCGGCCTGACCTGGTCGGTCACGGCCCTCGTCATGGTCATCGTCGGCGGCATGGGCACCCTGTGGGGGCCCGTGATCGGAGCCTACGTCATCTACTACGTCGTGGACCGGTCACTGGACAACCAGCCGGTCCTGCAGGCGCTCCTGTCGGGCGTGCTGATCATCGCCGTCATCGTCCTGTTCCCGGGTGGGATCATGGGAGTCCTCCAGCAGGGCTGGACGTGGCTGACCGGGTTGGTCTCCCGCGGGAAGATAGCCCGACGTCGGCGGCACCCGTCACCGAGCCCGCATCGGTCACGACCTCTTCCCGAGACGGGAAGCGTGCGATGA
- a CDS encoding branched-chain amino acid ABC transporter permease, translating to MSVEALLNGALLGGLYALVALGLSLVFGIMRVVNLAHGITVLTGAYVAIVITQHAAIDPLLTFLVVGPAVFVVAALTQRYVLSRLLSTSLEAPLVATFGLLLIGQGLLAQVFGGDPLALNAPWGQSGITLFGVTVQTVNGVAFVLAAVIIAGTQLVLARTRFGTALRAAAIDSATASTLGINISRMHAITFGAASAIAALAGIVYGTAFSVTPNAGLPLLVLGFTVVVMGGVGNIPGTLLGGVLVGVIAAAVGGLFGPVYSPLAVNVLLIVLLLVRPRGLLTGLTIRRAAA from the coding sequence ATGTCCGTCGAGGCCCTGCTCAACGGCGCTCTCCTGGGCGGTCTCTACGCCCTGGTGGCACTCGGCCTCTCGCTGGTGTTCGGCATCATGCGGGTGGTCAATCTGGCGCACGGCATCACGGTGCTCACCGGCGCGTACGTCGCGATCGTGATCACGCAGCACGCCGCCATCGACCCGCTGCTGACCTTCCTCGTGGTGGGGCCCGCCGTCTTCGTCGTGGCAGCCCTCACCCAGCGGTACGTCCTCTCGCGGCTGCTCTCCACGTCGCTCGAGGCTCCGCTGGTCGCCACGTTCGGCCTGCTGCTGATCGGCCAGGGGCTGCTGGCGCAGGTCTTCGGGGGCGACCCCCTCGCGCTCAACGCCCCGTGGGGCCAGAGCGGGATCACGCTGTTCGGTGTCACCGTCCAGACGGTGAACGGCGTCGCCTTCGTGCTTGCCGCCGTCATCATCGCCGGCACGCAGCTCGTCCTCGCGCGAACCCGCTTCGGGACCGCGCTGCGCGCCGCCGCGATCGACTCGGCGACGGCCAGCACGCTGGGCATCAACATCAGCAGGATGCACGCCATCACGTTCGGAGCGGCCTCGGCCATCGCGGCCCTTGCCGGGATCGTCTACGGAACGGCCTTCTCGGTCACGCCCAATGCCGGCCTGCCCCTGCTCGTCCTCGGGTTCACCGTGGTGGTCATGGGCGGGGTCGGCAACATCCCGGGAACCCTGCTCGGCGGCGTGTTGGTCGGTGTCATCGCGGCCGCGGTCGGCGGGCTGTTCGGGCCGGTCTACTCGCCGCTTGCCGTCAACGTCCTGCTGATCGTCCTGCTGCTGGTACGTCCCCGGGGCCTGCTCACCGGCCTGACGATACGGAGGGCCGCAGCGTGA
- a CDS encoding ABC transporter permease: protein MHFARYFDACDRADSDEVMQIMAGATISVGAQTLSNPAAICEMYETKQPKPLDEVRRATKHHTTNLLVEGPDADGVYAATVYCFRLEAGGSGPVVATAASPLGLPIVAWHALGLAVVAWYLLEHSPVGRRFYATGANADAARLAGVRTSRVVVCSFVVTGLVAGLAGVLATAKVGQVSPSIGPPYLLPAFAACFLGTTQLKMGRFNVWGTVLANYLLAPGIKGVQLVGGQLWITDLFNSLALAGAVGVAVVSQRRHAAVVSRTTSRARTQ, encoded by the coding sequence GTGCACTTCGCCCGCTACTTCGACGCCTGCGACCGCGCCGACAGCGATGAGGTCATGCAGATCATGGCCGGCGCAACCATCAGCGTCGGCGCCCAGACTCTGTCCAACCCCGCGGCGATTTGCGAGATGTATGAGACGAAGCAGCCCAAGCCCTTGGACGAAGTCCGCAGGGCCACCAAGCACCACACCACCAACCTGCTGGTCGAGGGGCCGGACGCCGACGGCGTCTACGCCGCGACCGTCTACTGCTTCCGGCTCGAGGCGGGTGGGTCGGGCCCGGTAGTGGCGACGGCCGCATCCCCACTCGGCCTGCCGATCGTGGCGTGGCACGCGCTCGGTCTCGCCGTCGTCGCCTGGTACCTCCTCGAGCACTCGCCCGTCGGACGCCGCTTCTACGCCACCGGCGCGAACGCCGATGCGGCACGATTGGCCGGGGTGCGGACCTCGCGCGTCGTGGTGTGCTCATTCGTCGTCACAGGGCTGGTCGCTGGCCTTGCCGGGGTGCTCGCCACCGCGAAGGTGGGCCAGGTGTCACCGAGCATCGGACCGCCCTACCTGCTCCCGGCCTTCGCCGCGTGCTTCCTCGGCACCACTCAGCTCAAGATGGGGAGGTTCAATGTATGGGGCACGGTGCTGGCCAATTACCTCCTGGCGCCTGGAATCAAGGGCGTACAGTTGGTCGGCGGACAGCTGTGGATCACGGACCTGTTTAACAGCCTCGCCTTGGCCGGCGCGGTGGGGGTGGCTGTGGTCAGCCAGCGTCGGCACGCGGCCGTCGTGAGTCGGACCACGTCGCGGGCGAGGACCCAATGA
- a CDS encoding GntR family transcriptional regulator translates to MSGVRVSAKAKTRVQEVWTTVRRDILRGALHPGEKLSPSATAQEYGVSLSVVREALTRMAEQGLVVSQPQLGFTVTPISREDLLDLTSVRLDIETLALRRSVENGDVEWRTALVAAHYRLEQTPWYDVDVEPPITSEEWALAHKRFHDTLLAACGSGRLLEIAESLRDSAELYRRWSAPIGGEHERDLVGEHRAIFEAAQSGDAETAVERLKDHISQTTDVLLKHAT, encoded by the coding sequence ATGAGCGGTGTCCGGGTGTCGGCCAAGGCCAAGACGCGGGTCCAGGAGGTCTGGACCACGGTCCGGCGGGACATCCTGCGAGGAGCCCTCCACCCGGGGGAGAAGCTGAGCCCGTCGGCGACGGCCCAGGAGTACGGCGTGAGCCTCAGCGTCGTCCGCGAGGCGCTCACGCGAATGGCCGAGCAGGGGCTCGTGGTCTCCCAGCCACAGCTCGGGTTCACCGTCACCCCGATCTCGCGGGAGGACCTGCTCGACCTCACCTCGGTGCGCCTCGACATCGAGACGTTGGCCCTGCGCCGATCGGTGGAGAACGGTGACGTCGAGTGGCGCACGGCCCTGGTGGCCGCTCACTACCGGCTCGAGCAGACGCCTTGGTACGACGTCGACGTGGAGCCTCCGATTACGAGCGAGGAGTGGGCGTTGGCGCACAAGCGGTTCCACGACACGCTGCTGGCCGCCTGCGGCAGCGGGCGCCTGCTCGAGATCGCCGAGTCCCTGCGCGACTCCGCCGAGCTGTACCGGCGTTGGTCCGCTCCGATCGGCGGCGAGCACGAGCGTGACCTGGTGGGCGAGCACCGGGCCATCTTCGAGGCCGCCCAGTCCGGTGACGCCGAGACCGCGGTCGAGCGCCTCAAGGACCACATCTCACAAACGACCGACGTGCTGCTCAAGCACGCCACCTGA